A genome region from Arthrobacter sp. V1I9 includes the following:
- a CDS encoding glyoxalase superfamily protein, whose amino-acid sequence MDWKLELVYVPVSDVDRAKDFYVNKVGFNADFDERPTDSIRFVQLTPPGSACSICIGEGLTDAPPGTGSNLQLVVNDISAAHQHLKNNGVDVSDVDIQDWGHFVYFADPDGNRWAVQYIPGRGA is encoded by the coding sequence ATGGACTGGAAACTGGAACTTGTGTATGTCCCTGTGTCAGACGTGGACCGCGCCAAGGATTTCTACGTCAACAAGGTAGGGTTCAATGCCGACTTTGATGAGCGGCCCACGGATTCGATCCGCTTTGTCCAGCTGACGCCGCCGGGCTCGGCCTGCTCGATCTGCATCGGGGAGGGGCTTACGGACGCACCTCCGGGCACCGGCTCCAACCTCCAGCTCGTGGTAAACGACATCTCTGCCGCGCACCAGCATCTGAAAAACAACGGGGTAGACGTCAGTGACGTCGACATACAGGACTGGGGCCACTTTGTGTACTTCGCAGATCCCGACGGCAACAGGTGGGCCGTCCAGTACATCCCCGGCCGCGGCGCCTGA
- the upp gene encoding uracil phosphoribosyltransferase, whose protein sequence is MRTLVVDHPLVAHKLTVLRDKNTPSPVFRQLTEELVTLLAYEATREVRTEPVTIETPVSTTVGTAFTKPTPLVVPILRAGLGMLEGMTKLVPTAEVGFLGMARDEETLDIITYAERLPENLTDRQIFVLDPMLATGGTLREAIKFLFKRGASDVTCICLLAAPEGLAKLEEELADANVTIVLASIDEKLNEKSYIVPGLGDAGDRLYGIAG, encoded by the coding sequence ATGCGCACTCTCGTTGTGGACCACCCGCTGGTCGCTCATAAGCTCACGGTCCTGCGGGACAAGAACACCCCGTCTCCGGTCTTCCGGCAGCTGACGGAGGAGCTGGTGACACTCCTTGCCTACGAGGCCACCCGCGAGGTGCGCACCGAGCCTGTCACCATCGAAACGCCGGTCAGCACCACCGTGGGCACCGCATTCACCAAGCCCACGCCGCTGGTGGTCCCTATCCTGCGCGCCGGCTTGGGCATGCTCGAGGGCATGACCAAACTCGTTCCCACCGCAGAGGTCGGCTTCCTGGGCATGGCCCGGGACGAGGAGACCCTGGACATCATCACCTACGCCGAGCGCCTCCCCGAGAACCTCACGGACCGTCAGATCTTTGTCCTGGACCCCATGCTCGCCACCGGCGGAACCTTGCGCGAAGCCATCAAGTTCCTCTTCAAGCGCGGCGCTTCGGACGTAACCTGCATCTGCCTCCTCGCCGCCCCGGAAGGCCTGGCGAAGCTTGAGGAGGAACTCGCGGACGCCAACGTAACCATCGTCCTGGCTTCAATCGACGAAAAGCTCAACGAGAAGTCATACATCGTCCCCGGACTTGGGGACGCGGGCGACCGCCTTTACGGCATCGCGGGGTAG